The Chamaesiphon minutus PCC 6605 DNA window GCAATGAGATCGATTCTCCAAGGAGATCGTCTTTGTTAAAACGATCGAACGCCCGAATCAACCGAGTCTCAGAAATTTAAGTCGAGTGTAATATTACGATCGACCTAAATCGATCTCGATCGACTGTAAATAATCTCGATCGAGCAATATCGAGCGTGTCAATTGTTACTATAATTGAGTCATAAAGTTCGATCGAATATCATAATTAACAGAGATCGAAATCGAAGTATGCTGACAAATCGATGAGAACAAGCCAACGTTATTGCTCCGTACAGATTTGTCCGTGGGCATCTGCCCACCCTACTTCTATGGATCTAATTAATAGGTAGAAGATGTCATCCTCCGAGCCAATTAGCATTCGTCAGCTTTCCGCCAACGACCTGACACTTATGGAGAGTTTATTGGCTACCTTCGGTGAGGCTTTCGACGAAGTTGATACCTATAGTTCGTCTCGCCCAAGTAATGCCTATCTCAAGCGGTTGCTAAGCAGCGATTATTTCATCGCGCTTGCAGCGTTAAAGAATGGATCGGTAGTCGGAGGTATCGCCGCTTACGAACTCCAGAAGTTCGAGCAGGAGCGGAGTGAAATTTATATTTACGATCTGGCTGTTGCAGCAGCGCATCGACGCGAAGGCATTGCAACCACATTAATCCAGGAATTAAAGAAGATTGCTGTAGCGCGAGCAGCCTATGTTATTTTCGTACAGGCAGACATCGGGGATGACCCTGCGATTGCACTTTACACGAAGCTTGGGGTACGCGAAGATGTGCTTCATTTCGATATTGCTGTTGCGGTCAGCGATGACAATGCATAACAATCGCGATGCACCGAAACTTTGAAGTATACTAGTTTGTAGCCGAAATTGACTGAGTCCGGTAATCGCGAACGTTAACAACAATGTCGTATCAATCTAAACCATCTGCTAGCCCCTGCGTAACTACCTTTGATGAGTTTATACGATTGGCGAATTATTCTCTAATGGATACCTTAAATGCCGATCCTGATGCCACGGTCGATGGTGACGATCGCCGTGCCCGACAGGTTTTCTCTGGTCATTTCGTACCTGTAACACCTACGCCGCTTGCAGAACCAGAATATGTAACCCATAGCAGCACTTTTTTTAAAGAACTTGGGTTGAGCGACGAGCTGGCTTTTAACGAACAATTTCGCCAGGTATTTTCTGGCGATCTTTCTGTTGCGCGTGAGCCGATGCGACAGGTTGGCTGGGCGACTGGCTATGCACTGTCCATTTATGGCACCGAATATATCAGACAATGTCCATTTGGTACTGGTAATGGTTATGGCGATGGTCGGGCGATATCTGTATTTGAAGGAATAATCAATGGCCAGCGCTGGGAAATGCAATTAAAAGGTGGTGGCCCAACGCCTTATTGCCGTGGTGCCGATGGGCGCGCAGTCCTACGTTCGAGTGTGCGTGAGTTTCTGGCGCAAGAATATATGCAGGCTTTAGGTGTTCCAACAGCGCGTTCTTTAACATTGTATGTCTCTAAATCTGAGACCGTTACACGACCTTGGTATTCTCAAGACTCCCACTCCATTGACCCTGATACTTTAGTGGCCAATCCCGTGGCGATTTCAACTCGTGTTGCACCATCCTTTTTGCGCGTTGGTCAGCTAGAGTTATTTGCCCGCCGCGCTCGCAGCAATGCTCATCCAAGAGCATTAGAAGAGTTAAGCACGATCGTGTCGCATTTAATTGAGCGAGAATACAAAAGCGACATCGATCGAAACCTTGTTTTTGCAGATCGAGTAGTTGAGTTGGCTAAGCTATTTCGCCAGCGTCTCACTTCACTGGTGGCCAATTGGCAACGTGTTGGTTACTGCCAGGGTAATTTTAATAGTGACAACTGCGCCGCTGGTGGCTTTACCCTCGACTATGGACCATTTGGGTTTTGTGAAATTTTTGACCCTGGGTTTCAACCTTGGACTGGTGGTGGTAAACACTTTTCATTCTTCAATCAGCCGATCGCAGCAGAAGTGAATTATCATATGTTTTTGACAGCTTTGAGGCCGCTACTCGTAGCAGATGCTGAAGCTTTAGAACACTTCGACCAATTAAGCCATGGCTTTGCAAAAGCTATGGAACAACAACTCCAAACAATGTGGGCTGCCAAACTTGGCATGACTGAATATAACTCGACATTAATTAAGGAATTATTGGAGTTGATGCTCTCCTCAAAGGTAGATTACACCATTTTCTTTCGCGAGTTATCTCAGATACCAGACGATGTCTCAGCATTGAAAAAGAGCTTCTACGCCGAGACTTCACAACAACTCGATGAGCAATGGCAATCTTGGCTCCAAAGCTGGCGCAACCTGGTTAGGAACGACGGCAATCTGGCTGAGATCTCAAACAAGATGAAACAGACTAACCCAAAATATACATGGCGAGAATGGTTGGTTGTTCCCGCTTACCAACAAGCCATGCAGGGTGACTACACCTTAGTCAAAGAGTTGCAGGAAGTGTTTAGCCATCCGTACGATGAGCAATCACCGGAAATAGCAGATAAATACTATCGTCTAAAACCTCAGGTGTTTTTCGACGCTGGTGGCGTGTCGCACTATAGCTGTTCATCTTAATGTTGAATTACCACTGACACTTGGAATGAGGTTCTGGGGCTTTCAGCATACTCTTACTATCAATAAGTGAAATCTGTTGTTGCATCTCCCTCCCTAGCATGTCCAATCCTCAACGAGTTATCCACCTAACCGAAATCTCGATCGCCGAAATTCCAGACACCGATCGCTATAAATACAAGAGCCAGTAGAGTGGGCATCCCCCACCGCTACTATTCTTATCGTAGGTATAGGTGAAGATTTTACCTTAAATTCCTCTCAATTATTAGTTCTTCACCATCAAGGAAAGGAACTGATGATGAGTGGGTTGAGTTAAGAATTTATGTTGCTTGTTTGATAGATGGCGATCGATTGCAATTTATCTGGCAACAATTGCCTCACGCTACGCGATCGAATCTCTGCAATGAGATCGATTCTCCAAGGAGATCATCTTTGTTAAAACGATCGAACGCCCGAATCAACCGAGTCTCAGAAATTTAAGTCGAGTGTAATATGACGATCGACCTAAATCGATCGCGATCGACTGTAAATAATATCGATCGAGTAATATATAGCAAGTCAATTGTTACGATCGTTGAGTCATAAAGTTCGATCGAATATCGTAATTAACAG harbors:
- a CDS encoding AAC(3)-I family aminoglycoside N-acetyltransferase translates to MSSSEPISIRQLSANDLTLMESLLATFGEAFDEVDTYSSSRPSNAYLKRLLSSDYFIALAALKNGSVVGGIAAYELQKFEQERSEIYIYDLAVAAAHRREGIATTLIQELKKIAVARAAYVIFVQADIGDDPAIALYTKLGVREDVLHFDIAVAVSDDNA
- a CDS encoding protein adenylyltransferase SelO; this encodes MSYQSKPSASPCVTTFDEFIRLANYSLMDTLNADPDATVDGDDRRARQVFSGHFVPVTPTPLAEPEYVTHSSTFFKELGLSDELAFNEQFRQVFSGDLSVAREPMRQVGWATGYALSIYGTEYIRQCPFGTGNGYGDGRAISVFEGIINGQRWEMQLKGGGPTPYCRGADGRAVLRSSVREFLAQEYMQALGVPTARSLTLYVSKSETVTRPWYSQDSHSIDPDTLVANPVAISTRVAPSFLRVGQLELFARRARSNAHPRALEELSTIVSHLIEREYKSDIDRNLVFADRVVELAKLFRQRLTSLVANWQRVGYCQGNFNSDNCAAGGFTLDYGPFGFCEIFDPGFQPWTGGGKHFSFFNQPIAAEVNYHMFLTALRPLLVADAEALEHFDQLSHGFAKAMEQQLQTMWAAKLGMTEYNSTLIKELLELMLSSKVDYTIFFRELSQIPDDVSALKKSFYAETSQQLDEQWQSWLQSWRNLVRNDGNLAEISNKMKQTNPKYTWREWLVVPAYQQAMQGDYTLVKELQEVFSHPYDEQSPEIADKYYRLKPQVFFDAGGVSHYSCSS